One part of the Arabidopsis thaliana chromosome 4, partial sequence genome encodes these proteins:
- a CDS encoding HhH-GPD base excision DNA repair family protein: protein MACLLRVALNPTFERSTVASQRQNPKTILSFHCKVSSFKTKTMSQSFAPREKLMRKCREKKEAEREAEREAEREAEEEEKAEEAEAEADKEEAEEESEEEEEEEEEEAEAEEEALGGDIEDLFSENETQKIRMGLLDWYDVNKRDLPWRNRRSESEKERRAYEVWVSEIMLQQTRVQTVMKYYKRWMQKWPTIYDLGQASLEEVNEMWAGLGYYRRARFLLEGAKMVVAGTEGFPNQASSLMKVKGIGQYTAGAIASIAFNEAVPVVDGNVIRVLARLKAISANPKDRLTARNFWKLAAQLVDPSRPGDFNQSLMELGATLCTVSKPSCSSCPVSSQCRAFSLSEENRTISVTDYPTKVIKAKPRHDFCCVCVLEIHNLERNQSGGRFVLVKRPEQGLLAGLWEFPSVILNEEADSATRRNAINVYLKEAFRFHVELKKACTIVSREELGEFVHIFTHIRRKVYVELLVVQLTGGTEDLFKGQAKDTLTWKCVSSDVLSTLGLTSAVRKVYSMVEAHKQGLSVSHVSSNRTAISRKRKFS, encoded by the exons ATGGCTTGTCTTCTCCGCGTGGCTCTAAACCCTACATTCGAAAGATCAACGGTCGCTTCACAGAGACAAAATCCAAAGACCATTCTAAGTTTTCATTGCAAAGTTTCGAGCTTTAAGACCAAAACGATGTCCCAATCTTTTGCTCCTCGCGAGAAACTCATGAGAAAGTGtcgagagaaaaaagaagcagaaCGAGAAGCAGAACGAGAAGCAGAAcgagaagcagaagaagaagaaaaagcagaagaagcagaagcagaagcagacaaagaagaagcagaagaagaatcagaagaagaagaagaagaagaagaagaagaagcagaagcagaagaagaagcgcTTGGAGGAGATATAGAGGATCTCTTTAGTGAAAATGAAACTCAGAAAATCAGAATGGGTTTGCTTGATTGGTACGATGTGAATAAGAGAGATCTTCCATGGAGGAACAGAAGAAGTGAAAGTGAAAAGGAGAGAAGAGCTTATGAGGTTTGGGTATCGGAGATTATGCTTCAGCAAACTAGGGTTCAGACTGTAATGAAGTATTATAAACGTTGGATGCAGAAATGGCCAACCATTTATGACCTTGGTCAAGCTTCTCTTGAG GAGGTAAACGAAATGTGGGCAGGTTTGGGATACTATCGGCGGGCACGTTTTCTTTTAGAG GGTGCAAAGATGGTTGTTGCAGGGACGGAGGGTTTCCCTAATCAAGCGTCTAGCTTGATGAAAGTTAAAGGAATAGGACAGTACACAGCCGGAGCAATTGCCTCAATTGCTTTCAATGAG GCAGTACCTGTTGTTGATGGAAATGTGATAAGAGTGCTTGCTAGATTAAAAGCCATCTCAGCTAATCCAAAAGACCGACTTACGGCCAGGAATTTCTG GAAACTAGCTGCTCAGCTAGTGGATCCTTCACGCCCTGGAGATTTCAACCAATCTCTGATGGAGCTTGGTGCTACACTATGCACTGTATCAAAGCCAAGTTGCTCTTCTTGTCCTGTTTCCAGCCAATGTCGTGCATTTTCACTTTCCGAGGAAAACAGAACGATTTCCGTGACAGATTATCCTACAAAAGTAATCAAGGCCAAGCCAAGGCACGACTTTTGTTGCGTTTGTGTTTTGGAGATACATAATCTGGAGAGGAACCAATCAGGAGGTAGATTTGTTCTTGTAAAAAGACCCGAACAAGGTCTGCTTGCTGGTCTTTGGGAGTTCCCATCTGTTATATTAAATGAGGAAGCTGATTCGGCAACAAGGAGGAACGCAATAAACGTCTACCTTAAGGAAGCATTTCGTTTTCATGTAGAACTCAAGAAAGCATGCACTATAGTTTCAAGAGAAGAACTCGGAGAATTCGTCCACATATTCACTCACATTCGTCGAAAAGTTTATGTGGAGCTATTAGTTGTACAACTTACAG GCGGAACCGAAGATCTGTTCAAAGGTCAGGCAAAGGACACTCTAACATGGAAGTGTGTGAGCAGTGATGTTCTTTCTACCTTGGGACTGACATCAGCTGTTAGAAAG GTGTATTCAATGGTTGAAGCACACAAGCAAGGCTTATCTGTTTCTCATGTCTCATCAAATAGAACAGCCATATCGAGGAAACGAAAATTCTCATGA
- a CDS encoding Homeodomain-like transcriptional regulator (Homeodomain-like transcriptional regulator; FUNCTIONS IN: sequence-specific DNA binding, DNA binding, sequence-specific DNA binding transcription factor activity; INVOLVED IN: regulation of transcription, DNA-dependent, regulation of transcription; EXPRESSED IN: 23 plant structures; EXPRESSED DURING: 13 growth stages; CONTAINS InterPro DOMAIN/s: DDT domain superfamily (InterPro:IPR018501), Homeobox (InterPro:IPR001356), Homeodomain-like (InterPro:IPR009057), DDT domain (InterPro:IPR004022), DDT domain, subgroup (InterPro:IPR018500), Homeodomain-related (InterPro:IPR012287); BEST Arabidopsis thaliana protein match is: Homeodomain-like transcriptional regulator (TAIR:AT5G44180.1); Has 164 Blast hits to 146 proteins in 22 species: Archae - 0; Bacteria - 0; Metazoa - 0; Fungi - 4; Plants - 152; Viruses - 0; Other Eukaryotes - 8 (source: NCBI BLink).) has product MKRKSPLQVQALEGFYLEQMYPTPKEMEDLGKSLGLTLKEVRGWFKRRRSRGKGVKSMANDGLGAKNPQLYDRSLMRSSTSSRCVGVAVEERCIVGTRKASCQNLLPSSHILAKVFRKDGPSLGSEFDHLPSGARKASWLGTSSVGQQKQKVARKRKISELMDHTSQDCIQENATVMKHGIGKGLMTVWRVMNPNRRDVSPCVDLLDERATLPQSSARNPPHQKKKQRQLASILKQKLLQKRSTEKKRRSIHREAELNKDETQREFKENCELAADGEVFKETCQTISTLVDDEELEMRERHERGNPLTCSCHHPSSGSHGCFLCKDLLPKFPPNSVQMRMPFGLHPWNSSPESVKKLFKVVHFLYTYSVTLDIGPFTLDEFTRAFHDKDSLLLGKIHLSLLKLLLLDVETELERGSFSNLSISCKFLALLQSVESQILILDMWRNSLNSLTWTELLRQILVAAGYGSLKCAVQSEELSKERKLMKKYGLRLGTLKGELFRMLNGQGNNGLKISELADAPEVAVLNLATVPEERENSICSTLASDITLFEKISESTYRVRVNCFSEDPDKSQSDSDDSGSVDDESDDCSISSGDEIEHVSENPALRKVKCRKRRKHKSKMREVCSEIDESHPGEPWLLGLMEGEYSDLSVEEKLDVFVALIDLLSSGSTIRMEDLPRAVADCAPSIYSHGSGGKIKRSSSNQYSYPRGSWVHGGELYGIKALSKSSDSHPVDSSSIVGAFAKLAGNRANNVHPMQSVYLGSDRRFNRYWLFLGTCNANDPGHRCVFFESSEDGHWEVINNKEALRALLSVLDDRGRREARLIESLEKRESFLCQAMLSRQVTQSETAHFTDIVREDSSSPVSDIDNNLCLNEIANDQFSSQHAAIVFEIGSKREKSLLWSLIQEFDDWIWANFNFNLNSVKHRRRSYLDSLTRCKSCHDLYWRDEKHCKICHATFEVDIDLEERYAIHAATCMRKEECDTFPDHKVLSSQLQSLKAAVYAIESAMPEDALIGAWRKSAHRLWAKRLRRSSSVSEITQVIGDFVGAINEEWLWHCSDQGQTLMGEIINCFPSMPQTTSAIALWLVKLDTLIAPYVEKAPPERDQPLCRTRNTSRRASKR; this is encoded by the exons ATGAAGAGGAAATCGCCACTACAAGTTCAAGCTCTTGAGGGTTTTTATTTGG AGCAAATGTATCCGACTCCTAAGGAAATGGAGGACTTGGGGAAGTCTTTAGGGTTAACATTGAAGGAAGTACGTGGATGgttcaagagaagaaggagtaGAGGGAAAGGTGTAAAATCCATGGCGAATGATGGGTTGGGAGCAAAGAATCCTCAGTTATACGATAGATCCCTCATGAGGAGTTCCACATCTTCCAGATGCGTTGGAGTAGCTGTTGAGGAAAGATGTATTGTGGGAACAAGGAAGGCCAGTTGTCAAAACTTGTTGCCTTCATCACACATTTTGGCTAAAGTTTTTCGAAAGGATGGTCCATCGCTTGGTTCTGAATTTGATCATCTCCCGTCTGGAGCTCGCAAAG CTTCTTGGCTGGGCACTTCTTCTGTCGGTcaacagaaacagaaagtggcaagaaaaagaaag atTTCTGAGCTGATGGATCATACCAGTCAGGATTGCATTCAAGAGAATGCTACTGTGATGAAACATGGTATTGGAAAGGGTTTGATGACTGTATGGCGTGTAATGAATCCAAACAGGAGGGATGTATCTCCTTGCGTTGATTTATTGGATGAAAGAGCTACATTACCTCAAAGCTCAGCACGTAATCCCCcacatcaaaagaaaaagcaaagacAATTAGCATCAATACTG aaGCAGAAACTGTTGCAGAAGAGGTCGACAGAAAAGAAGAGGCGTTCTATACATAGAGAG GCGGAATTAAACAAAGATGAAACTCAGAgagaatttaaagaaaactGTGAGCTTGCCGCGGACGGGGAGGTATTTAAAGAAACCTGCCAGACAATTTCGACACTAGTGGATGACGAGGAATTAGAGATGCGTGAGCGACATGAGCGAGGAAATCCGTTGACATGTTCATGCCATCATCCTAGTAGTGGATCTCATGGTTGTTTTCTTTGCAAAG ATTTATTGCCCAAGTTTCCCCCAAACTCTGTTCAGATGAGGATGCCTTTTGGTTTGCATCCATGGAATTCTTCTCCAGAGTCTGTTAAGAAACTGTTTAAG GTTGTCCATTTCCTATATACTTATTCAGTAACTCTTGACATAGGTCCTTTTACACTAGACGAGTTCACGCGGGCATTTCACGATAAG GATTCCTTGCTCCTTGGTAAAATTCATCTTTCCCTGCTGAAGCTGCTTTTGCTTGATGTTGAAACCGAGCTGGAAAGGGGATCTTTTTCAAACTTGAGTATATCATGCAAGTTTCTAGCCCTGCTTCAGTCG GTTGAGAGCCAAATTCTTATTCTTGATATGTGGAGAAATTCATTAAATTCTCTTACATGGACGGAACTATTGCGGCAGATATTGGTTGCCGCTGGTTATGGTTCATTGAAGTGTGCTGTTCAATCAGAAGAACTAAGTAAG GAAAGGAAACTCATGAAAAAGTATGGCCTTCGTCTTGGAACGTTAAAGGGTGAATTATTTAGAATGCTTAATGGGCAAGGCAATAATGGCTTGAAAATATCCGAGTTAGCCGATGCTCCAGAG GTTGCTGTGCTAAATCTTGCAACTGTACCAGAAGAACGAGAGAATTCAATATGTTCAACTCTAGCAAGTGATATTACATTATTCGAAAAGATATCAGAATCAACGTATCGTGTACGTGTTAATTGTTTCTCTGAGGACCCTGACAAGAGCCAGTCTGATTCGGACGACTCCGGGAgtgttgatgatgaatctGATGATTGCTCAATTAGTTCTGGTGATGAAATTGAACATGTTTCAGAAAATCCTGCACTTCGAAAAGTTAAGTGTAGGAAAAGGCGGAAGCATAAAAGTAAAATGCGGGAAGTATGTAGTGAGATTGATGAAAGCCATCCCGGAGAACCATGGCTGTTGGGGCTAATGGAAGGCGAATATTCAGACCTAAGCGTTGAAGAGAAGTTAGATGTTTTTGTGGCTTTGATTGATCTTCTTAGTTCTGGTTCCACTATCAGAATGGAG GATCTACCGAGAGCTGTGGCTGACTGTGCCCCTAGTATCTATAGTCATGGTTCTGGTGGAAAAATTAAGCGATCCTCCTCTAATCAGTACAGCTATCCACGTGGATCATGGGTCCATGGAGGAGAGCTTTATGGAATAAAAGCACTATCTAAATCGTCTGATTCTCATCCAGTTGATTCTTCATCAATTGTGGGGGCATTTGCAAAGCTGGCTGGAAATAGAGCGAATAATGTTCACCCTATGCAATCTGTGTACCTTGGTTCTGATCGAAGGTTCAACAGGTACTGGCTTTTCTTAGGCACATGCAATGCAAATGACCCTGGTCATAGGTGTGTGTTCTTTGAATCTTCTGAAGATGGTCATTGGGAAGTTATCAACAACAAGGAG GCTTTGCGGGCGCTGTTGTCAGTTTTGGACGATAGGGGCAGACGGGAAGCTCGTCTTATTGAGTCGTTGGAGAAACGAGAAAGTTTTCTTTGTCAAGCCATGCTGAGTAGACAGGTGACCCAGTCGGAGACAGCCCATTTCACAGATATAGTTAGAGAGGACAGTTCTTCACCTGTTTCTGATATAGACAACAACCTATGTCTGAATGAAATTGCCAATGATCAATTCTCCTCGCAACATGCGGCTATAGTATTTGAGATTGGAAGTAAGCGGGAGAAAAGCTTATTGTGGAGCCTTATTCAGGAATTTGATGATTGGATATGggcaaattttaattttaatctcAATTCTGTTAAACACCGCCGAAGATCCTACCTTGATTCACTTACTAGGTGTAAGAGTTGCCATGATTTGTATTGGAGAGATGAGAAGCACTGTAAGATTTGCCATGCCACGTTTGAGGTTGATATAGATCTTGAAGAAAGATATGCGATTCATGCGGCCACATGTATGAGGAAAGAAGAGTGTGATACATTTCCGGATCATAAAGTTCTATCTTCCCAGTTGCAATCACTAAAAGCTGCAGTATATGCCATTGAG TCTGCTATGCCTGAAGATGCCTTGATTGGTGCATGGAGAAAGTCAGCTCATAGGTTATGGGCGAAAAGACTTCGGCGAAGCTCATCTGTGTCTGAAATTACGCAG GTGATTGGCGACTTTGTTGGGGCAATCAATGAAGAATGGCTATGGCACTGTAGTGATCAAGGGCAGACTTTAATGGGAGAAATCATAAATTGCTTCCCTTCGATGCCTCAAACAACTTCTGCGATTGCTCTCTGGTTGGTAAAATTGGATACCTTGATTGCTCCCTATGTCGAAAAAGCTCCACCTGAAAGGGATCAACCGTTGTGCAGGACCAGAAATACAA GTAGACGAGCGTCTAAGCGGTAG
- a CDS encoding HhH-GPD base excision DNA repair family protein (HhH-GPD base excision DNA repair family protein; FUNCTIONS IN: hydrolase activity, catalytic activity; INVOLVED IN: DNA repair, base-excision repair; EXPRESSED IN: 10 plant structures; EXPRESSED DURING: 4 anthesis, F mature embryo stage, petal differentiation and expansion stage, E expanded cotyledon stage, D bilateral stage; CONTAINS InterPro DOMAIN/s: NUDIX hydrolase domain-like (InterPro:IPR015797), DNA glycosylase (InterPro:IPR011257), NUDIX hydrolase domain (InterPro:IPR000086), HhH-GPD domain (InterPro:IPR003265); Has 55833 Blast hits to 29061 proteins in 2861 species: Archae - 372; Bacteria - 10631; Metazoa - 17750; Fungi - 4523; Plants - 1695; Viruses - 834; Other Eukaryotes - 20028 (source: NCBI BLink).), translated as MACLLRVALNPTFERSTVASQRQNPKTILSFHCKVSSFKTKTMSQSFAPREKLMRKCREKKEAEREAEREAEREAEEEEKAEEAEAEADKEEAEEESEEEEEEEEEEAEAEEEALGGDIEDLFSENETQKIRMGLLDWYDVNKRDLPWRNRRSESEKERRAYEVWVSEIMLQQTRVQTVMKYYKRWMQKWPTIYDLGQASLENLIVSRSRELSFLRGNEKKEVNEMWAGLGYYRRARFLLEGAKMVVAGTEGFPNQASSLMKVKGIGQYTAGAIASIAFNEAVPVVDGNVIRVLARLKAISANPKDRLTARNFWKLAAQLVDPSRPGDFNQSLMELGATLCTVSKPSCSSCPVSSQCRAFSLSEENRTISVTDYPTKVIKAKPRHDFCCVCVLEIHNLERNQSGGRFVLVKRPEQGLLAGLWEFPSVILNEEADSATRRNAINVYLKEAFRFHVELKKACTIVSREELGEFVHIFTHIRRKVYVELLVVQLTGGTEDLFKGQAKDTLTWKCVSSDVLSTLGLTSAVRKVPPFRLQHIKRLSLDVMVEKEQILECRCIQWLKHTSKAYLFLMSHQIEQPYRGNENSHDLLLTLFFMLLSFYSSCLALGIKFGDLGLKLNSLVSTEKSDGDV; from the exons ATGGCTTGTCTTCTCCGCGTGGCTCTAAACCCTACATTCGAAAGATCAACGGTCGCTTCACAGAGACAAAATCCAAAGACCATTCTAAGTTTTCATTGCAAAGTTTCGAGCTTTAAGACCAAAACGATGTCCCAATCTTTTGCTCCTCGCGAGAAACTCATGAGAAAGTGtcgagagaaaaaagaagcagaaCGAGAAGCAGAACGAGAAGCAGAAcgagaagcagaagaagaagaaaaagcagaagaagcagaagcagaagcagacaaagaagaagcagaagaagaatcagaagaagaagaagaagaagaagaagaagaagcagaagcagaagaagaagcgcTTGGAGGAGATATAGAGGATCTCTTTAGTGAAAATGAAACTCAGAAAATCAGAATGGGTTTGCTTGATTGGTACGATGTGAATAAGAGAGATCTTCCATGGAGGAACAGAAGAAGTGAAAGTGAAAAGGAGAGAAGAGCTTATGAGGTTTGGGTATCGGAGATTATGCTTCAGCAAACTAGGGTTCAGACTGTAATGAAGTATTATAAACGTTGGATGCAGAAATGGCCAACCATTTATGACCTTGGTCAAGCTTCTCTTGAG AATCTTATCGTTAGTAGATCAAGAGAGCTTTCTTTTCTTAG gGGGAATGAGAAAAAA GAGGTAAACGAAATGTGGGCAGGTTTGGGATACTATCGGCGGGCACGTTTTCTTTTAGAG GGTGCAAAGATGGTTGTTGCAGGGACGGAGGGTTTCCCTAATCAAGCGTCTAGCTTGATGAAAGTTAAAGGAATAGGACAGTACACAGCCGGAGCAATTGCCTCAATTGCTTTCAATGAG GCAGTACCTGTTGTTGATGGAAATGTGATAAGAGTGCTTGCTAGATTAAAAGCCATCTCAGCTAATCCAAAAGACCGACTTACGGCCAGGAATTTCTG GAAACTAGCTGCTCAGCTAGTGGATCCTTCACGCCCTGGAGATTTCAACCAATCTCTGATGGAGCTTGGTGCTACACTATGCACTGTATCAAAGCCAAGTTGCTCTTCTTGTCCTGTTTCCAGCCAATGTCGTGCATTTTCACTTTCCGAGGAAAACAGAACGATTTCCGTGACAGATTATCCTACAAAAGTAATCAAGGCCAAGCCAAGGCACGACTTTTGTTGCGTTTGTGTTTTGGAGATACATAATCTGGAGAGGAACCAATCAGGAGGTAGATTTGTTCTTGTAAAAAGACCCGAACAAGGTCTGCTTGCTGGTCTTTGGGAGTTCCCATCTGTTATATTAAATGAGGAAGCTGATTCGGCAACAAGGAGGAACGCAATAAACGTCTACCTTAAGGAAGCATTTCGTTTTCATGTAGAACTCAAGAAAGCATGCACTATAGTTTCAAGAGAAGAACTCGGAGAATTCGTCCACATATTCACTCACATTCGTCGAAAAGTTTATGTGGAGCTATTAGTTGTACAACTTACAG GCGGAACCGAAGATCTGTTCAAAGGTCAGGCAAAGGACACTCTAACATGGAAGTGTGTGAGCAGTGATGTTCTTTCTACCTTGGGACTGACATCAGCTGTTAGAAAGGTACCTCCTTTTCGTCTTCAACATATTAAAAGACTATCCTTGGATGTGATGGTTGAGAAGGAACAAATTTTGGAGTGCAGGTGTATTCAATGGTTGAAGCACACAAGCAAGGCTTATCTGTTTCTCATGTCTCATCAAATAGAACAGCCATATCGAGGAAACGAAAATTCTCATGATCTCCTTCTCACACTTTTCTTCATGTTGCTTAGCTTCTATAGTTCTTGTCTAGCATTGGGAATCAAATTTGGTGATCTTGGTTTGAAATTGAACAGCTTAGTTTCTACTGAGAAAAGTGACGGTGATGTGTGA
- a CDS encoding RPA-interacting protein A (unknown protein; Has 30201 Blast hits to 17322 proteins in 780 species: Archae - 12; Bacteria - 1396; Metazoa - 17338; Fungi - 3422; Plants - 5037; Viruses - 0; Other Eukaryotes - 2996 (source: NCBI BLink).) — MEKLAKTASTIPKRTSNKSQPDFDYSIRKQKFRENCFRRVREDRTRLLWKLRISDCQSSDQKEIINCAFQDIVSDELKKIEDSSRNLSGNKTLTEDCDDILWEYEEGLKGVYEGDSEEILLEMQQIFYKDLLSETNVNGSFVQVETWEDEEDDYLAALVSQNMCLNSEQEESQIWCPICKKGELMENHRHIDCNMCDMQLNKGEEVNLNILQERLAEAHGEHLQRGCRLKPEFSVQSVYNLKALYITCEACKTFEVVV; from the exons atggaGAAATTGGCAAAAACAGCTTCGACAATTCCGAAACGGACCTCAAATAAATCCCAACCCGATTTTGATTACTCTATAAGGAAGCAAAAG tTCAGAGAGAATTGCTTCAGAAGAGTTAGAGAAGATAGGACTCGTTTACTATGGAAATTAAGGATCTCTGATTGTCAATCTTCAGAtcaaaag gagATTATAAATTGTGCTTTCCAAGATATTGTTTCTGATGAATTGAAAAAGATTGAGGATTCGTCGAGAAACCTTTCGGGGAATAAGACTCTGACTGAAGATTGTGATGATATATTATGGGAATATGAGGAAGGTCTTAAAGGTGTTTATGAAGGTGATAGTGAAGAGATATTGTTAGAAATGCAACAGATATTCTATAAGGATTTGTTATCAGAGACTAACGTAAATG gATCATTTGTTCAGGTTGAAACATGGGAAGACGAGGAAGATGATTACTTGGCCGCTTTAGTTTCTCAGAATATGTGTTTAAACAGTGAACAG GAGGAAAGCCAGATATGGTGTCCGATATGCAAGAAAGGAGAGCTTATGGAGAATCACAGACATATCGATTGCAACATGTGTGATATGCAGCTTAATAAAGGCGAAGAG GTTAATTTGAACATTCTGCAAGAAAGGTTAGCAGAAGCGCACGGTGAACATCTCCAGAGAGGATGCAGATTAAAACCCGAATTCAGTGTTCAGAGTGTGTATAATTTGAAGGCTTTGTACATAACATGTGAGGCTTGTAAAACGTTTGAGGTTGTTGTATAA
- a CDS encoding HhH-GPD base excision DNA repair family protein translates to MACLLRVALNPTFERSTVASQRQNPKTILSFHCKVSSFKTKTMSQSFAPREKLMRKCREKKEAEREAEREAEREAEEEEKAEEAEAEADKEEAEEESEEEEEEEEEEAEAEEEALGGDIEDLFSENETQKIRMGLLDWYDVNKRDLPWRNRRSESEKERRAYEVWVSEIMLQQTRVQTVMKYYKRWMQKWPTIYDLGQASLEEVNEMWAGLGYYRRARFLLEGAKMVVAGTEGFPNQASSLMKVKGIGQYTAGAIASIAFNEAVPVVDGNVIRVLARLKAISANPKDRLTARNFWKLAAQLVDPSRPGDFNQSLMELGATLCTVSKPSCSSCPVSSQCRAFSLSEENRTISVTDYPTKVIKAKPRHDFCCVCVLEIHNLERNQSGGRFVLVKRPEQGLLAGLWEFPSVILNEEADSATRRNAINVYLKEAFRFHVELKKACTIVSREELGEFVHIFTHIRRKVYVELLVVQLTGGTEDLFKGQAKDTLTWKCVSSDVLSTLGLTSAVRKVPPFRLQHIKRLSLDVMVEKEQILECRCIQWLKHTSKAYLFLMSHQIEQPYRGNENSHDLLLTLFFMLLSFYSSCLALGIKFGDLGLKLNSLVSTEKSDGDV, encoded by the exons ATGGCTTGTCTTCTCCGCGTGGCTCTAAACCCTACATTCGAAAGATCAACGGTCGCTTCACAGAGACAAAATCCAAAGACCATTCTAAGTTTTCATTGCAAAGTTTCGAGCTTTAAGACCAAAACGATGTCCCAATCTTTTGCTCCTCGCGAGAAACTCATGAGAAAGTGtcgagagaaaaaagaagcagaaCGAGAAGCAGAACGAGAAGCAGAAcgagaagcagaagaagaagaaaaagcagaagaagcagaagcagaagcagacaaagaagaagcagaagaagaatcagaagaagaagaagaagaagaagaagaagaagcagaagcagaagaagaagcgcTTGGAGGAGATATAGAGGATCTCTTTAGTGAAAATGAAACTCAGAAAATCAGAATGGGTTTGCTTGATTGGTACGATGTGAATAAGAGAGATCTTCCATGGAGGAACAGAAGAAGTGAAAGTGAAAAGGAGAGAAGAGCTTATGAGGTTTGGGTATCGGAGATTATGCTTCAGCAAACTAGGGTTCAGACTGTAATGAAGTATTATAAACGTTGGATGCAGAAATGGCCAACCATTTATGACCTTGGTCAAGCTTCTCTTGAG GAGGTAAACGAAATGTGGGCAGGTTTGGGATACTATCGGCGGGCACGTTTTCTTTTAGAG GGTGCAAAGATGGTTGTTGCAGGGACGGAGGGTTTCCCTAATCAAGCGTCTAGCTTGATGAAAGTTAAAGGAATAGGACAGTACACAGCCGGAGCAATTGCCTCAATTGCTTTCAATGAG GCAGTACCTGTTGTTGATGGAAATGTGATAAGAGTGCTTGCTAGATTAAAAGCCATCTCAGCTAATCCAAAAGACCGACTTACGGCCAGGAATTTCTG GAAACTAGCTGCTCAGCTAGTGGATCCTTCACGCCCTGGAGATTTCAACCAATCTCTGATGGAGCTTGGTGCTACACTATGCACTGTATCAAAGCCAAGTTGCTCTTCTTGTCCTGTTTCCAGCCAATGTCGTGCATTTTCACTTTCCGAGGAAAACAGAACGATTTCCGTGACAGATTATCCTACAAAAGTAATCAAGGCCAAGCCAAGGCACGACTTTTGTTGCGTTTGTGTTTTGGAGATACATAATCTGGAGAGGAACCAATCAGGAGGTAGATTTGTTCTTGTAAAAAGACCCGAACAAGGTCTGCTTGCTGGTCTTTGGGAGTTCCCATCTGTTATATTAAATGAGGAAGCTGATTCGGCAACAAGGAGGAACGCAATAAACGTCTACCTTAAGGAAGCATTTCGTTTTCATGTAGAACTCAAGAAAGCATGCACTATAGTTTCAAGAGAAGAACTCGGAGAATTCGTCCACATATTCACTCACATTCGTCGAAAAGTTTATGTGGAGCTATTAGTTGTACAACTTACAG GCGGAACCGAAGATCTGTTCAAAGGTCAGGCAAAGGACACTCTAACATGGAAGTGTGTGAGCAGTGATGTTCTTTCTACCTTGGGACTGACATCAGCTGTTAGAAAGGTACCTCCTTTTCGTCTTCAACATATTAAAAGACTATCCTTGGATGTGATGGTTGAGAAGGAACAAATTTTGGAGTGCAGGTGTATTCAATGGTTGAAGCACACAAGCAAGGCTTATCTGTTTCTCATGTCTCATCAAATAGAACAGCCATATCGAGGAAACGAAAATTCTCATGATCTCCTTCTCACACTTTTCTTCATGTTGCTTAGCTTCTATAGTTCTTGTCTAGCATTGGGAATCAAATTTGGTGATCTTGGTTTGAAATTGAACAGCTTAGTTTCTACTGAGAAAAGTGACGGTGATGTGTGA